A genomic segment from Phaeobacter gallaeciensis DSM 26640 encodes:
- a CDS encoding TetR/AcrR family transcriptional regulator — MSSSENRDKLIRIASRLFRSKGYDGVGLKEILVAAELPKGSLYYHFPGGKVELADAATRWAGDWVARMLGQCFNVATSFEEGGMKACEALAAAAEHNNSVPACPVVSILQAAPSEPALRKTAEEIYDTWTAGLVGQAKRFGIADPQQSALSLHMRLQGAWILAYAQQSGAPFHHLATELRQTLPR; from the coding sequence ATGTCATCAAGTGAGAACCGCGATAAACTGATCCGCATTGCCTCTCGGCTGTTTCGCAGCAAAGGCTATGATGGGGTTGGGCTGAAAGAGATCCTCGTGGCAGCAGAACTGCCCAAGGGGTCGCTATACTATCATTTTCCAGGCGGCAAAGTTGAATTGGCCGATGCGGCGACTCGCTGGGCGGGCGACTGGGTGGCGCGGATGCTTGGCCAGTGTTTCAACGTCGCCACAAGTTTTGAAGAGGGCGGGATGAAGGCTTGCGAAGCGCTTGCCGCAGCTGCTGAGCACAACAACAGCGTGCCCGCCTGTCCTGTGGTCAGCATCCTTCAGGCGGCGCCTTCGGAACCTGCGCTGCGCAAAACTGCCGAAGAGATCTACGATACATGGACAGCGGGTCTGGTCGGGCAGGCGAAACGGTTCGGGATTGCCGACCCCCAACAGTCGGCGCTGTCGCTGCACATGCGGCTGCAGGGGGCATGGATCCTTGCCTATGCGCAACAATCCGGAGCACCCTTTCATCATTTGGCAACCGAACTGCGCCAGACGTTGCCGCGCTGA
- a CDS encoding CcdB family protein → MARFDVYTSPDSTGYLLDVQADLLESLNTRIVVPLMPFDAAPAPAKRLNPIFDIRSGRYVMVTQFLSAVPAALLKTPVLNLASCDSDIMQALDLALTGI, encoded by the coding sequence ATGGCCAGGTTCGACGTCTACACCAGCCCCGACAGCACCGGGTATCTTCTGGATGTTCAGGCTGATCTTCTTGAGAGCCTGAACACGCGGATCGTTGTGCCGCTGATGCCGTTTGATGCTGCACCGGCCCCGGCAAAGCGGCTGAACCCGATATTTGACATTCGCTCAGGGCGCTATGTGATGGTGACGCAATTCCTCTCAGCCGTTCCCGCTGCGCTGCTGAAAACGCCTGTCCTGAACCTCGCATCCTGTGACAGCGATATCATGCAGGCGCTTGACCTGGCGCTGACGGGGATCTGA
- the repB gene encoding plasmid partitioning protein RepB, which translates to MARKGILSSDTTPTTAQRSEPKARMMPRGAVGALQSSLTRLQENAVQDIDAALIDDAGLEDRLGLDDAAHRQLVESLRTYGQQVPVLLRPNTKVQGRFEIVYGRRRLKALRELGVPVKAMIRQLDDHALVMAQGQENTARQDLSFIEKASFAAQLQDSGYDRQTIAAALSIDMPMVSRMLKVGTAFELDFLRQIGSAPGIGRERWMALAKAMQEPGARARVIDRMRTPNFPASPSDARFEAALALAQQASREKSKPKPLKAAARVLEGPDGRPLADLRRSGRGVSVTIAAKDNAEFDAWFEANAETLLNELHERFTTETSEE; encoded by the coding sequence ATGGCACGCAAAGGTATTCTTAGCTCTGACACCACACCAACCACCGCCCAACGGTCCGAGCCAAAGGCCCGAATGATGCCACGGGGCGCGGTTGGAGCCCTGCAATCCTCGCTGACGCGGCTGCAGGAAAACGCGGTACAGGACATCGACGCCGCGCTGATCGATGATGCGGGGCTTGAGGACCGTTTGGGGCTGGATGATGCCGCGCACCGTCAACTGGTCGAAAGCCTGCGCACCTATGGCCAGCAGGTGCCCGTTCTGCTGCGCCCCAATACCAAGGTTCAGGGACGATTTGAGATCGTCTATGGGCGCCGTCGCCTGAAAGCGCTCCGTGAGCTAGGGGTGCCGGTAAAGGCGATGATCCGCCAGCTGGATGACCATGCCTTGGTGATGGCCCAGGGTCAGGAAAACACCGCGCGTCAGGATCTTTCATTTATTGAGAAGGCATCTTTTGCCGCACAATTGCAGGACAGCGGCTATGACCGGCAGACAATCGCTGCGGCCCTGTCGATTGATATGCCAATGGTGTCGCGCATGTTGAAGGTCGGCACAGCCTTTGAGTTGGATTTTCTCCGTCAGATCGGCTCTGCGCCTGGCATTGGCCGCGAACGCTGGATGGCGCTTGCCAAGGCGATGCAGGAGCCGGGAGCGCGCGCCCGTGTGATTGACCGAATGCGCACGCCCAACTTTCCGGCCTCGCCATCCGACGCCCGATTTGAAGCCGCATTGGCCCTCGCACAACAGGCCAGCAGGGAAAAGTCAAAACCCAAACCCCTCAAGGCCGCTGCGCGCGTGCTTGAGGGGCCGGATGGCCGTCCTCTGGCTGACCTGCGCCGCAGTGGAAGGGGTGTCTCGGTGACGATCGCGGCCAAAGACAATGCAGAGTTTGACGCATGGTTCGAAGCAAATGCCGAAACCCTGCTGAACGAACTTCACGAGCGTTTCACGACCGAAACCTCGGAAGAGTAA
- a CDS encoding type II toxin-antitoxin system CcdA family antitoxin: MQSQSVPKKPTNLTLDQGLLSEARSFGVNLSQAAEAGLRQAVQEAKTEEWKRENAAALQSSNRWVEENGLPLDRYRPF, from the coding sequence ATGCAGTCACAGTCCGTACCCAAAAAACCGACAAACCTGACCTTGGATCAGGGGCTTTTGTCCGAGGCACGCTCCTTTGGGGTCAATCTGTCCCAGGCGGCTGAAGCGGGTTTGCGGCAGGCCGTGCAGGAAGCCAAGACTGAAGAGTGGAAACGCGAAAACGCGGCCGCACTGCAATCGTCAAACCGGTGGGTCGAGGAAAATGGCTTGCCTCTGGATCGCTATCGCCCCTTCTGA
- the repC gene encoding plasmid replication protein RepC has product MKYPLRIGPVNSVRCTGVDDFCLFVKNCMKHASQAAFGMAEPCALPSVDKWDILSALTKAAPEFGVSHRTLSVLKTLMTFLPEQMIAAERGGAVVFPSNRKLSERLNGMPESTMRRHLAKLVETGIVCRQDSPNRKRFARNIGADRAIAYGFDLSPLAVHAAQVHAIAAENALKAERIAVLRDRLALLRQEILASCQQLSPLPQETLERARLTLRRRTDEADLTALVDALTGIAATLPAPPTRDTQLKTCARSAEMSGSDNQNGRHIQYSNKSISDSEGPSQQETTETEETAAQSIEAPLQDVLSSCHEYRQFFPDGIRSWHDLTRTANQLVPMMGIEQPVFHEAERIMGSQIASTLVLCMLERVGEIRSPGAYLRRLSQKAQVGQFSIKTIIASIRQRQKLSADNFETVPG; this is encoded by the coding sequence TTGAAATACCCCCTTCGAATCGGTCCTGTCAACTCTGTGCGCTGCACAGGGGTGGATGATTTTTGCCTTTTCGTGAAAAACTGTATGAAACATGCTTCCCAAGCCGCGTTTGGGATGGCGGAGCCGTGCGCCCTGCCCTCCGTGGACAAATGGGACATCCTCTCGGCGTTGACCAAGGCAGCGCCCGAATTTGGTGTATCTCATCGAACACTTAGCGTTTTGAAAACCCTGATGACGTTTCTGCCCGAGCAAATGATTGCGGCAGAACGTGGTGGGGCCGTGGTCTTTCCATCGAACCGGAAACTCAGTGAACGGTTGAATGGAATGCCTGAAAGCACGATGCGTCGACACCTTGCCAAGCTGGTCGAAACTGGGATTGTCTGCCGTCAGGACAGCCCCAATCGCAAGCGCTTTGCCCGCAACATCGGCGCGGACCGTGCAATCGCCTATGGGTTTGACCTCTCCCCGCTCGCGGTCCACGCAGCACAGGTGCACGCCATCGCAGCAGAGAACGCCCTGAAAGCAGAGCGTATTGCCGTGCTACGCGACCGGCTCGCACTGTTGAGACAGGAAATCTTGGCATCCTGTCAGCAGCTGTCTCCCCTGCCCCAAGAAACGCTGGAACGCGCCCGCCTGACCCTACGCCGCCGCACGGACGAGGCAGATCTGACCGCACTAGTCGATGCCCTAACTGGTATTGCCGCCACGCTCCCTGCCCCGCCGACACGGGACACCCAACTAAAAACATGCGCGAGATCAGCCGAAATGAGCGGCAGCGACAACCAGAATGGACGGCACATACAGTATTCAAATAAATCTATTTCTGACTCTGAAGGCCCATCGCAACAAGAAACCACAGAGACTGAGGAAACCGCAGCGCAAAGCATAGAAGCGCCATTGCAAGACGTTCTGTCCTCCTGTCATGAATACAGGCAGTTCTTTCCCGATGGCATCCGATCCTGGCATGATCTCACACGTACAGCCAACCAGCTGGTCCCAATGATGGGAATTGAACAACCCGTCTTTCACGAAGCAGAGCGCATTATGGGCAGTCAGATCGCCTCTACGCTAGTGCTGTGTATGCTTGAGCGAGTTGGGGAAATCCGCAGTCCAGGTGCCTATCTCCGCCGTCTGTCCCAAAAGGCACAAGTTGGGCAGTTTTCAATCAAAACAATCATCGCATCAATCAGACAACGGCAGAAATTGTCAGCTGACAATTTTGAAACTGTTCCGGGCTGA
- a CDS encoding alpha/beta hydrolase family protein, producing the protein MMEQAAEKVAIPCAGSTIVGTFYRASGSPRASLVLNGATGVPQRFYRHFVQWAVQQGLNVLTYDYRDFGESLTRHQKDSPLTMADWMLDDQSAALAALVNLAPHGPIWVLGHSLGGLGVAFHDYDPRVTRITTIGSGFAYHWDHPWSYRPLVLTFWFLLGPLATALMGYLPGKSLGFGSDLPAGVYWQWRRWCTRRDFFASDIGSALPRPDYKRPLPQLRICVAKDDVVVPPSGVQRYADTLRDCGGRFVTFDPAEYDRKFLGHIELLGAGNEAVWSDLLALSETTHEDIDAVRA; encoded by the coding sequence ATGATGGAACAGGCCGCTGAGAAAGTCGCGATCCCCTGCGCAGGATCAACGATAGTAGGCACCTTCTATCGTGCCAGTGGATCCCCCCGCGCGTCTTTGGTCTTGAACGGCGCCACCGGTGTTCCACAGCGATTTTATCGCCATTTCGTACAGTGGGCAGTGCAACAGGGTCTGAACGTGCTGACCTATGATTATCGCGACTTTGGCGAAAGCCTGACCCGGCACCAGAAAGACAGCCCGCTGACAATGGCGGACTGGATGCTGGACGATCAAAGCGCGGCCTTGGCAGCGCTAGTGAATCTGGCCCCTCATGGACCGATCTGGGTTCTGGGGCATTCCCTGGGGGGGCTTGGCGTAGCTTTCCATGACTATGATCCTCGTGTGACCCGGATCACAACAATCGGCAGCGGCTTTGCCTATCACTGGGACCACCCGTGGAGCTATCGTCCCTTGGTTTTGACCTTTTGGTTTCTGCTCGGTCCACTGGCAACGGCGCTGATGGGTTATCTGCCCGGAAAATCGCTGGGGTTTGGTTCCGATCTGCCTGCCGGGGTTTATTGGCAGTGGCGCCGCTGGTGCACCCGTCGTGATTTCTTTGCCAGTGATATCGGCAGCGCCCTGCCCCGACCAGATTACAAACGCCCCCTGCCCCAGCTTCGGATTTGCGTTGCCAAGGACGACGTGGTTGTGCCGCCAAGTGGCGTTCAGCGCTATGCGGACACGCTGCGCGACTGTGGCGGGCGTTTTGTCACGTTTGATCCTGCGGAGTATGATCGCAAGTTCCTTGGCCATATTGAGCTGCTTGGTGCGGGTAACGAAGCGGTCTGGAGTGATTTACTTGCACTGTCCGAGACAACGCATGAGGATATCGACGCAGTGCGCGCGTGA